In Pelecanus crispus isolate bPelCri1 chromosome 16, bPelCri1.pri, whole genome shotgun sequence, the following proteins share a genomic window:
- the SRSF4 gene encoding serine/arginine-rich splicing factor 4 isoform X1 translates to MPRVYIGRLSYQARERDVERFFKGYGKILEVDLKNGYGFVEFDDLRDADDAVYELNGKDLCGERVIVEHARGPRRDSSYGSGRSGYGYRRSGRDKYGPPTRTEYRLIVENLSSRCSWQDLKDYMRQAGEVTYADAHKGRKNEGVIEFKSYSDMKRALEKLDGTEVNGRKIRLVEDRPGSRRRRSYSRSRSHSRSRSRSRHSHKSRSRSASSSRSKSRSRSRSVSRSRSKSRSRSKSRSRGQKEKSRTPSKEDKSRSRSRSAEKSRNKNKDKSEGTLHNSDEKAKSRSRSKDKSRSRSGSKDRGETRESMRSRSKEKSRSKDREKSISKARSRSKSRDESRSRSHSKDKRKSRKRSRDDSRSRSRSRSKSEKSKRRSKRDSKPSSKKKRKDSHERSRSASKEKEHLKSDSDRKEAKGEGEDAAARRVSRSRSRSISKSKPNVKSDSRSRSKSVSKPRSRSKSRSRSASRSHSRSRSRSRSRS, encoded by the exons ATGCCGCGGGTCTACATCGGCCGCCTCAGCTACCAGGCGCGGGAGCGGGACGTGGAGCGGTTCTTCAAGGGCTACGGCAAGATCCTGGAGGTGGACCTGAAGAACGG GTATGGCTTTGTTGAGTTTGATGATCTGCGAGACGCAGATGATGCCGTTTATGAGCTAAACGGTAAAGATCTTTGCGGGGAGAGAGTGATCGTTGAGCATGCCAGAGGCCCACGTCGTGACAGCAGTTACGGTTCTGGACGCA GTGGATATGGTTATAGAAGAAGCGGAAGAGATAAGTACGGTCCTCCTACCCGTACAGAATACAGATTGATTGTGGAAAATTTGTCAAGCCGCTGCAGTTGGCAAGATCTTAAG GATTATATGCGTCAGGCAGGGGAAGTGACATATGCAGATGCacacaaaggaaggaaaaatgaaggtgTGATTGAGTTCAAATCCTATTCTGACATGAAAAGAGCCCTTGAAAAGCTGGACGGGACAGAAGTAAATGGCAGAAAGATTAGATTAGTGGAAGACAGACCTGGATCGAGACGGCGCCGCTCTTACTCCAGAAGCCGAAGCCATTCGAG GTCTCGCTCTCGAAGCAGACATTCTCATAAGAGCAGGAGCCGCAGTGCCAGTAGTAGTCGCTCCAAGAGTAGATCAAGATCCAG GTCTGTGTCCCGTTCCAGAAGCAAGAGCCGTAGTCGAAGCAAGAGCCGTAGCAGAggccaaaaagagaaaagcaggacTCCAAGTAAAGAGGATAAAAGTAGGAGCCGCAGCAGGAGTGCAGAGAAATCCcgaaacaaaaataaagataaatctGAGGGCACTCTCCATAACAGTGAtgagaaagcaaagagcaggAGCCGCAGCAAGGATAAGAGTAGGAGCAGGAGTGGGAGTAAGGACAGGGGAGAGACAAGGGAGAGCATGAGAAGTAGGAGCAAGGAGAAGAGTAGGAGCAAAGACAGGGAGAAGAGCATTAGCAAGGCTAGAAGCAGAAGCAAGAGCAGGGATGAGAGTAGGAGCAGGAGCCACAGTAAGGATAAAAGGAAAAGTAGGAAGAGAAGCAGGGATGACAGCAGAAGTAGAAGCAGGAGCCGcagcaagagtgagaaaagcAAGAGGCGCAGCAAGCGAGACAGCAAACCGAgtagcaagaagaaaaggaaggacagCCACGAGCGGTCCAGGTCAGCCTCCAAAGAAAAGGAGCATCTAAAATCAGATTCTGACAGAAAGGAGGCAAAAGGTGAGGGTGAGGATGCAGCCGCACGTCGGGTGTCTCGCTCCAGGTCTAGGTCGATTTCCAAGTCAAAACCAAATGTCAAATCAGATTCTCGTTCCAGGTCGAAATCTGTTTCAAAGCCTAGGTCCCGGTCCAAGTCTAGGTCTAGGTCTGCCTCTAGGTCACACTCCCGATCGCGGTCGAGGTCTCGCTCCAGATCCTAA
- the SRSF4 gene encoding serine/arginine-rich splicing factor 4 isoform X4 encodes MPRVYIGRLSYQARERDVERFFKGYGKILEVDLKNGYGFVEFDDLRDADDAVYELNGKDLCGERVIVEHARGPRRDSSYGSGRSGYGYRRSGRDKYGPPTRTEYRLIVENLSSRCSWQDLKDYMRQAGEVTYADAHKGRKNEGVIEFKSYSDMKRALEKLDGTEVNGRKIRLVEDRPGSRRRRSYSRSRSHSRSRSRSRHSHKSRSRSASSSRSKSRSRSRSRSKEKSRSKDREKSISKARSRSKSRDESRSRSHSKDKRKSRKRSRDDSRSRSRSRSKSEGEDAAARRVSRSRSRSISKSKPNVKSDSRSRSKSVSKPRSRSKSRSRSASRSHSRSRSRSRSRS; translated from the exons ATGCCGCGGGTCTACATCGGCCGCCTCAGCTACCAGGCGCGGGAGCGGGACGTGGAGCGGTTCTTCAAGGGCTACGGCAAGATCCTGGAGGTGGACCTGAAGAACGG GTATGGCTTTGTTGAGTTTGATGATCTGCGAGACGCAGATGATGCCGTTTATGAGCTAAACGGTAAAGATCTTTGCGGGGAGAGAGTGATCGTTGAGCATGCCAGAGGCCCACGTCGTGACAGCAGTTACGGTTCTGGACGCA GTGGATATGGTTATAGAAGAAGCGGAAGAGATAAGTACGGTCCTCCTACCCGTACAGAATACAGATTGATTGTGGAAAATTTGTCAAGCCGCTGCAGTTGGCAAGATCTTAAG GATTATATGCGTCAGGCAGGGGAAGTGACATATGCAGATGCacacaaaggaaggaaaaatgaaggtgTGATTGAGTTCAAATCCTATTCTGACATGAAAAGAGCCCTTGAAAAGCTGGACGGGACAGAAGTAAATGGCAGAAAGATTAGATTAGTGGAAGACAGACCTGGATCGAGACGGCGCCGCTCTTACTCCAGAAGCCGAAGCCATTCGAG GTCTCGCTCTCGAAGCAGACATTCTCATAAGAGCAGGAGCCGCAGTGCCAGTAGTAGTCGCTCCAAGAGTAGATCAAGATCCAG AAGTAGGAGCAAGGAGAAGAGTAGGAGCAAAGACAGGGAGAAGAGCATTAGCAAGGCTAGAAGCAGAAGCAAGAGCAGGGATGAGAGTAGGAGCAGGAGCCACAGTAAGGATAAAAGGAAAAGTAGGAAGAGAAGCAGGGATGACAGCAGAAGTAGAAGCAGGAGCCGcagcaaga GTGAGGGTGAGGATGCAGCCGCACGTCGGGTGTCTCGCTCCAGGTCTAGGTCGATTTCCAAGTCAAAACCAAATGTCAAATCAGATTCTCGTTCCAGGTCGAAATCTGTTTCAAAGCCTAGGTCCCGGTCCAAGTCTAGGTCTAGGTCTGCCTCTAGGTCACACTCCCGATCGCGGTCGAGGTCTCGCTCCAGATCCTAA
- the SRSF4 gene encoding serine/arginine-rich splicing factor 4 isoform X3, whose translation MRQAGEVTYADAHKGRKNEGVIEFKSYSDMKRALEKLDGTEVNGRKIRLVEDRPGSRRRRSYSRSRSHSRSRSRSRHSHKSRSRSASSSRSKSRSRSRSVSRSRSKSRSRSKSRSRGQKEKSRTPSKEDKSRSRSRSAEKSRNKNKDKSEGTLHNSDEKAKSRSRSKDKSRSRSGSKDRGETRESMRSRSKEKSRSKDREKSISKARSRSKSRDESRSRSHSKDKRKSRKRSRDDSRSRSRSRSKSEKSKRRSKRDSKPSSKKKRKDSHERSRSASKEKEHLKSDSDRKEAKGEGEDAAARRVSRSRSRSISKSKPNVKSDSRSRSKSVSKPRSRSKSRSRSASRSHSRSRSRSRSRS comes from the exons ATGCGTCAGGCAGGGGAAGTGACATATGCAGATGCacacaaaggaaggaaaaatgaaggtgTGATTGAGTTCAAATCCTATTCTGACATGAAAAGAGCCCTTGAAAAGCTGGACGGGACAGAAGTAAATGGCAGAAAGATTAGATTAGTGGAAGACAGACCTGGATCGAGACGGCGCCGCTCTTACTCCAGAAGCCGAAGCCATTCGAG GTCTCGCTCTCGAAGCAGACATTCTCATAAGAGCAGGAGCCGCAGTGCCAGTAGTAGTCGCTCCAAGAGTAGATCAAGATCCAG GTCTGTGTCCCGTTCCAGAAGCAAGAGCCGTAGTCGAAGCAAGAGCCGTAGCAGAggccaaaaagagaaaagcaggacTCCAAGTAAAGAGGATAAAAGTAGGAGCCGCAGCAGGAGTGCAGAGAAATCCcgaaacaaaaataaagataaatctGAGGGCACTCTCCATAACAGTGAtgagaaagcaaagagcaggAGCCGCAGCAAGGATAAGAGTAGGAGCAGGAGTGGGAGTAAGGACAGGGGAGAGACAAGGGAGAGCATGAGAAGTAGGAGCAAGGAGAAGAGTAGGAGCAAAGACAGGGAGAAGAGCATTAGCAAGGCTAGAAGCAGAAGCAAGAGCAGGGATGAGAGTAGGAGCAGGAGCCACAGTAAGGATAAAAGGAAAAGTAGGAAGAGAAGCAGGGATGACAGCAGAAGTAGAAGCAGGAGCCGcagcaagagtgagaaaagcAAGAGGCGCAGCAAGCGAGACAGCAAACCGAgtagcaagaagaaaaggaaggacagCCACGAGCGGTCCAGGTCAGCCTCCAAAGAAAAGGAGCATCTAAAATCAGATTCTGACAGAAAGGAGGCAAAAGGTGAGGGTGAGGATGCAGCCGCACGTCGGGTGTCTCGCTCCAGGTCTAGGTCGATTTCCAAGTCAAAACCAAATGTCAAATCAGATTCTCGTTCCAGGTCGAAATCTGTTTCAAAGCCTAGGTCCCGGTCCAAGTCTAGGTCTAGGTCTGCCTCTAGGTCACACTCCCGATCGCGGTCGAGGTCTCGCTCCAGATCCTAA
- the SRSF4 gene encoding serine/arginine-rich splicing factor 4 isoform X5, which translates to MPRVYIGRLSYQARERDVERFFKGYGKILEVDLKNGYGFVEFDDLRDADDAVYELNGKDLCGERVIVEHARGPRRDSSYGSGRSGYGYRRSGRDKYGPPTRTEYRLIVENLSSRCSWQDLKDYMRQAGEVTYADAHKGRKNEGVIEFKSYSDMKRALEKLDGTEVNGRKIRLVEDRPGSRRRRSYSRSRSHSRSRSRSRHSHKSRSRSASSSRSKSRSRSRSVSRSRSKSRSRSKSRSRGQKEKSRTPSKEDKSRSRSRSAEKSRNKNKDKSEGTLHNSDEKAKSRSRSKDKSRSRSGNSRSRSKSVSKPRSRSKSRSRSASRSHSRSRSRSRSRS; encoded by the exons ATGCCGCGGGTCTACATCGGCCGCCTCAGCTACCAGGCGCGGGAGCGGGACGTGGAGCGGTTCTTCAAGGGCTACGGCAAGATCCTGGAGGTGGACCTGAAGAACGG GTATGGCTTTGTTGAGTTTGATGATCTGCGAGACGCAGATGATGCCGTTTATGAGCTAAACGGTAAAGATCTTTGCGGGGAGAGAGTGATCGTTGAGCATGCCAGAGGCCCACGTCGTGACAGCAGTTACGGTTCTGGACGCA GTGGATATGGTTATAGAAGAAGCGGAAGAGATAAGTACGGTCCTCCTACCCGTACAGAATACAGATTGATTGTGGAAAATTTGTCAAGCCGCTGCAGTTGGCAAGATCTTAAG GATTATATGCGTCAGGCAGGGGAAGTGACATATGCAGATGCacacaaaggaaggaaaaatgaaggtgTGATTGAGTTCAAATCCTATTCTGACATGAAAAGAGCCCTTGAAAAGCTGGACGGGACAGAAGTAAATGGCAGAAAGATTAGATTAGTGGAAGACAGACCTGGATCGAGACGGCGCCGCTCTTACTCCAGAAGCCGAAGCCATTCGAG GTCTCGCTCTCGAAGCAGACATTCTCATAAGAGCAGGAGCCGCAGTGCCAGTAGTAGTCGCTCCAAGAGTAGATCAAGATCCAG GTCTGTGTCCCGTTCCAGAAGCAAGAGCCGTAGTCGAAGCAAGAGCCGTAGCAGAggccaaaaagagaaaagcaggacTCCAAGTAAAGAGGATAAAAGTAGGAGCCGCAGCAGGAGTGCAGAGAAATCCcgaaacaaaaataaagataaatctGAGGGCACTCTCCATAACAGTGAtgagaaagcaaagagcaggAGCCGCAGCAAGGATAAGAGTAGGAGCAGGAGTGGGA ATTCTCGTTCCAGGTCGAAATCTGTTTCAAAGCCTAGGTCCCGGTCCAAGTCTAGGTCTAGGTCTGCCTCTAGGTCACACTCCCGATCGCGGTCGAGGTCTCGCTCCAGATCCTAA
- the MECR gene encoding enoyl-[acyl-carrier-protein] reductase, mitochondrial, translating to MLAAPINPADINMIQGTYAILSPLPAVGGSEGVGEVLEVGPRVAALKPGDWVIPAGHGLGTWRTQGVFPEETLLKVPSDIPVLCAATLSVNPCTAYRMLADFETLAPGDSVIQNAANSGVGQAVIQIAKASGVKTINVVRDRPDLPQLVERLMALGADHVVTEEMLRKPEMKDIFKSIPKPRLALNCVGGKSTTEMLRHLQPKGTVVTYGGMAKQPVMVPTSAFIFRDLRLRGFWMTQWKKDHAQGEPDSLASMVDALCQLVRRGQLTAPACTEVPLQDYKAALEASMKPFTSSKQILLL from the exons ATGTTGGCAGCCCCCATCAATCCCGCCGACATCAATATGATCCAAG GGACCTACGCCatcctgtccccgctgccggccGTGGGAGGGAGCGAAGGCGTCGGGGAAGTGCTGGAGGTTGGGCCTCGTGTGGCAGCTCTGAAACCTGGGGACTGGGTCATCCCAGCGGGCCACGGACTCG GGACGTGGCGGACGCAGGGGGTGTTCCCCGAGGAGACGCTGCTGAAGGTGCCCAGCGACATCCCGGTGCTGTGCGCCGCCACGCTGAGCGTCAACCCCTGCACGGCGTACCGCATGCTGGCCGACTTCGAGACCCTGGCGCCGG GTGACTCCGTCATCCAGAACGCCGCCAACAGCGGCGTGGGCCAGGCTGTTATCCAGATTGCCAAAGCCTCCGGCGTAAAGACCATCAACGTGGTGAGGGACAG aCCTGATCTCCCGCAGCTGGTGGAGAGGCTGATGGCCCTGGGCGCAGACCATGTCGTCACAGAGGAGATGCTGAGAAAGCCAGAGATGAAGGATATATTTAAG AGCATCCCGAAGCCCCGGCTCGCCCTGAACTGCGTCGGAGGCAAAAGCACTACGGAGATGCTGCGGCATCTGCA GCCCAAAGGGACCGTGGTCACCTACGGGGGGATGGCAAAGCAGCCCGTGATGGTGCCTACG AGCGCGTTCATCTTCCGGGACTTGCGGCTCCGTGGCTTCTGGATGACCCAGTGGAAGAAGGACCACGCGCAGGGTGAGCCAGATAG CCTGGCCAGCATGGTGGACGCCTTGTGCCAGCTCGTCCGGAGGGGGCAGCTCACTGCGCCGGCCTGCACCGAGGTCCCGCTCCAGGACTACAAGGCAGCACTGGAGGCATCCATGAAGCCCTTCACGTCCTCGAAGCAGATCCTCCTCCTCTGA
- the SRSF4 gene encoding serine/arginine-rich splicing factor 4 isoform X2 has product MSDIQKTFKQCGYGYRRSGRDKYGPPTRTEYRLIVENLSSRCSWQDLKDYMRQAGEVTYADAHKGRKNEGVIEFKSYSDMKRALEKLDGTEVNGRKIRLVEDRPGSRRRRSYSRSRSHSRSRSRSRHSHKSRSRSASSSRSKSRSRSRSVSRSRSKSRSRSKSRSRGQKEKSRTPSKEDKSRSRSRSAEKSRNKNKDKSEGTLHNSDEKAKSRSRSKDKSRSRSGSKDRGETRESMRSRSKEKSRSKDREKSISKARSRSKSRDESRSRSHSKDKRKSRKRSRDDSRSRSRSRSKSEKSKRRSKRDSKPSSKKKRKDSHERSRSASKEKEHLKSDSDRKEAKGEGEDAAARRVSRSRSRSISKSKPNVKSDSRSRSKSVSKPRSRSKSRSRSASRSHSRSRSRSRSRS; this is encoded by the exons ATGTCAGATATTCAGAAAACCTTTAAGCAAT GTGGATATGGTTATAGAAGAAGCGGAAGAGATAAGTACGGTCCTCCTACCCGTACAGAATACAGATTGATTGTGGAAAATTTGTCAAGCCGCTGCAGTTGGCAAGATCTTAAG GATTATATGCGTCAGGCAGGGGAAGTGACATATGCAGATGCacacaaaggaaggaaaaatgaaggtgTGATTGAGTTCAAATCCTATTCTGACATGAAAAGAGCCCTTGAAAAGCTGGACGGGACAGAAGTAAATGGCAGAAAGATTAGATTAGTGGAAGACAGACCTGGATCGAGACGGCGCCGCTCTTACTCCAGAAGCCGAAGCCATTCGAG GTCTCGCTCTCGAAGCAGACATTCTCATAAGAGCAGGAGCCGCAGTGCCAGTAGTAGTCGCTCCAAGAGTAGATCAAGATCCAG GTCTGTGTCCCGTTCCAGAAGCAAGAGCCGTAGTCGAAGCAAGAGCCGTAGCAGAggccaaaaagagaaaagcaggacTCCAAGTAAAGAGGATAAAAGTAGGAGCCGCAGCAGGAGTGCAGAGAAATCCcgaaacaaaaataaagataaatctGAGGGCACTCTCCATAACAGTGAtgagaaagcaaagagcaggAGCCGCAGCAAGGATAAGAGTAGGAGCAGGAGTGGGAGTAAGGACAGGGGAGAGACAAGGGAGAGCATGAGAAGTAGGAGCAAGGAGAAGAGTAGGAGCAAAGACAGGGAGAAGAGCATTAGCAAGGCTAGAAGCAGAAGCAAGAGCAGGGATGAGAGTAGGAGCAGGAGCCACAGTAAGGATAAAAGGAAAAGTAGGAAGAGAAGCAGGGATGACAGCAGAAGTAGAAGCAGGAGCCGcagcaagagtgagaaaagcAAGAGGCGCAGCAAGCGAGACAGCAAACCGAgtagcaagaagaaaaggaaggacagCCACGAGCGGTCCAGGTCAGCCTCCAAAGAAAAGGAGCATCTAAAATCAGATTCTGACAGAAAGGAGGCAAAAGGTGAGGGTGAGGATGCAGCCGCACGTCGGGTGTCTCGCTCCAGGTCTAGGTCGATTTCCAAGTCAAAACCAAATGTCAAATCAGATTCTCGTTCCAGGTCGAAATCTGTTTCAAAGCCTAGGTCCCGGTCCAAGTCTAGGTCTAGGTCTGCCTCTAGGTCACACTCCCGATCGCGGTCGAGGTCTCGCTCCAGATCCTAA